One window of Methanogenium organophilum genomic DNA carries:
- a CDS encoding SLATT domain-containing protein codes for MSEEMFVTALEQIRSDAILGKKKHFNAADRKEQYNTVIGILLIILNVVIASNLFYTITSDIRVSGIIVSLLGITATIFVTVQAFFNYSCIAQKHKMVAINYLHLANKCSRMKKYYIDGNMSKDDLTKQIETFAEEYDQITTDAVSLSTSRKDYENARNGINEGEEIYSEKDLQEVQ; via the coding sequence ATGAGTGAAGAAATGTTTGTCACGGCTTTAGAACAAATAAGATCTGATGCTATATTAGGTAAAAAGAAACATTTCAATGCAGCTGACCGAAAAGAACAATATAATACAGTTATTGGGATATTACTTATAATTTTGAATGTAGTTATTGCATCAAATCTATTCTATACAATTACATCTGATATTCGTGTTTCAGGAATAATTGTTAGTTTACTTGGCATAACAGCTACAATATTTGTAACTGTTCAGGCATTTTTTAACTATTCGTGCATAGCGCAAAAACACAAGATGGTTGCTATTAATTATTTACATTTGGCCAACAAATGCTCAAGAATGAAAAAATATTATATTGATGGAAACATGTCAAAAGATGATCTCACTAAGCAAATCGAAACTTTTGCAGAGGAGTATGACCAGATTACCACGGATGCTGTGTCTCTTTCTACATCTAGGAAGGATTATGAAAATGCTCGCAATGGCATAAATGAAGGTGAGGAGATTTACTCTGAAAAAGATTTACAGGAGGTACAATGA
- a CDS encoding site-specific integrase, which yields MVTMFLLKADTRILTPGEYLKIRNELSRQHKIYFDGLMFTGMRYEEFLRFLDKPQWFDPERSAIHLPREASLKKKRTQPERYIQLSNYALPVIERLFDQELPKLSRQGWRKALLKAAERAEMLTDGITPKMTRKTWESWLVCCYPALTMQIALSQGHTNITAMNHYLNISFSASEKEDMKKFVNGFGGISI from the coding sequence ATGGTAACCATGTTTTTATTAAAAGCAGACACCAGAATACTGACACCTGGAGAATACCTCAAAATTCGGAATGAATTGAGCAGACAGCACAAGATCTATTTTGATGGCCTGATGTTTACAGGAATGCGATATGAAGAATTTTTACGCTTTTTAGATAAGCCGCAGTGGTTTGACCCTGAACGTTCAGCTATCCATCTCCCACGAGAGGCATCATTGAAAAAGAAACGGACACAGCCAGAACGTTATATTCAATTGTCAAACTATGCACTCCCAGTCATTGAACGACTCTTTGATCAGGAACTCCCGAAGTTGAGCCGACAGGGCTGGAGAAAGGCCCTCCTGAAGGCCGCTGAGAGGGCTGAGATGTTGACAGATGGTATAACACCTAAAATGACACGAAAGACTTGGGAGTCATGGCTGGTGTGCTGCTACCCGGCTCTGACGATGCAGATAGCACTGTCACAGGGTCATACAAACATAACTGCTATGAACCATTATCTGAATATTTCATTCAGTGCGTCTGAAAAAGAAGATATGAAAAAGTTTGTGAATGGATTTGGGGGCATTTCAATATGA
- a CDS encoding PAS domain-containing protein: MPGKDETPHTSHITDLHAMLHQIILESDHLIVFCTDDTGKILTWNHAAEITTGYSQEEIPDLETAFRYIYPDGTYRAIITTVRDSFKKNKNKSVYSETKIKTKNGQIRYISLNTQQISVKNKPTQQLFITLGADITHARQNERDALLLGEIVTSSHDAIGSISTDGIILTWNNAAENIFGYGEMDSIGKPFARHIPEENRDYMASILSDVITGQDFKGNIECLTKTRDIITLNVTFSPISGEDGTIEGISAIMRDMTRELSLQQTMEEYITEATMRLNHPAALVEGNLTSLIERIRNGEIDNEEILIELQVQNKALSQIVYNLRELSQAVIGHFKESEGEIVPDTIQ, translated from the coding sequence ATGCCGGGCAAGGATGAAACACCCCATACCAGCCATATCACAGATCTACATGCCATGCTCCACCAGATTATCCTTGAGAGTGATCACCTGATTGTTTTCTGCACAGATGATACGGGAAAAATACTCACGTGGAACCATGCAGCAGAGATTACTACTGGTTATTCTCAGGAGGAAATCCCGGATCTGGAAACAGCGTTCCGGTATATATATCCGGATGGCACCTATCGTGCAATAATAACAACTGTCAGAGATTCATTCAAAAAAAATAAGAATAAATCTGTTTATTCCGAGACGAAGATCAAAACAAAAAATGGGCAAATTCGGTACATTTCCCTGAATACACAACAAATATCTGTAAAAAACAAACCCACACAACAACTGTTCATAACCTTAGGTGCAGATATAACACATGCCCGGCAAAATGAACGTGACGCACTACTCCTGGGCGAAATTGTCACCTCATCACATGATGCAATCGGTAGTATCAGCACGGATGGTATCATCCTTACCTGGAATAATGCAGCAGAGAATATTTTCGGTTACGGAGAGATGGACAGTATCGGCAAGCCATTCGCCCGCCATATCCCGGAAGAAAATAGAGATTACATGGCATCCATCCTCAGCGATGTTATAACAGGACAGGATTTCAAAGGCAATATTGAATGCCTTACGAAAACCAGGGATATAATTACCCTCAATGTCACATTTTCACCGATATCGGGTGAAGACGGAACAATAGAGGGCATATCAGCAATTATGCGTGATATGACACGTGAACTCTCTCTTCAACAGACAATGGAGGAATATATCACCGAAGCAACGATGCGCCTGAATCACCCTGCAGCACTGGTGGAGGGAAATCTCACATCCCTGATTGAACGAATCAGAAATGGGGAGATAGATAATGAAGAGATACTTATTGAACTACAGGTGCAAAACAAAGCATTGTCACAAATTGTTTATAATCTCAGAGAACTCTCACAGGCGGTAATTGGTCATTTCAAAGAAAGTGAAGGGGAGATCGTACCAGATACCATTCAATAA
- a CDS encoding sugar phosphate isomerase/epimerase family protein, with product MTGISTSCLHERSLEEALEILSGMTDFVEIIDDGPHYCQSPEVPERYSFRYSLHAPSRGVNVASTLEPIRRASVEVVSEALTIAGELNANVVIHPGYCAWAGGKVSSLRALRHSLDEIAAVADDTGVTFFVENMPKWPYFFFSTPEDYQYFDNCNICLDTGHAFMTGTLDSFLSLPFEHCHIHDNDGTEDSHSPVGSGGIDWDTVLGTLAERKVEPVLEVRSVEAVRESLATLKRFGF from the coding sequence ATGACCGGTATCTCAACGTCATGTCTGCACGAAAGATCTCTCGAAGAGGCGCTTGAGATTCTTTCAGGTATGACTGACTTTGTGGAGATAATAGATGACGGTCCCCATTACTGTCAGTCTCCAGAGGTTCCCGAACGGTATTCTTTCCGGTATTCTCTTCATGCACCATCACGAGGGGTGAATGTCGCGAGTACTCTTGAACCGATTCGTCGTGCAAGTGTTGAGGTCGTTTCCGAAGCTCTGACGATCGCAGGTGAACTGAATGCAAATGTTGTCATCCATCCGGGATATTGCGCATGGGCTGGTGGAAAGGTTTCCTCCCTGCGGGCGCTGCGGCATTCACTCGATGAGATCGCGGCCGTGGCTGATGATACGGGGGTCACATTTTTCGTGGAAAATATGCCTAAATGGCCGTATTTTTTCTTTAGCACTCCGGAAGATTACCAGTATTTCGATAACTGTAATATCTGTCTTGACACTGGCCATGCGTTTATGACCGGGACGCTTGATTCCTTCCTGTCCCTGCCGTTTGAACACTGCCATATCCATGACAATGATGGAACAGAGGACAGTCATTCTCCGGTGGGAAGCGGTGGGATTGACTGGGATACCGTCTTGGGTACCCTTGCGGAGAGGAAGGTTGAACCGGTTCTGGAAGTCCGGTCTGTGGAGGCTGTCAGGGAAAGCCTTGCCACACTTAAACGTTTTGGATTTTGA
- a CDS encoding RipA family octameric membrane protein, whose protein sequence is MDNESKQEKSTIQLDENLMNNDYFQNDLIKNNSKIVDISQKNYNDYRLSYDYYVHLRNVEHKLLMSRTSVFIFLNSALLGINFSLMREFTFSLKQIIIIFVFSLFGLIISYFFLRILQSGYFWTTFWETKLQNIEENIYTKDNGNQNIFRKHPSYVKDKSEVPEMENIDIEYISGRKTMMQLSYFFIIIWGFLLFLAILLFYSIFNYSSIKLILSVLNNTYNIFI, encoded by the coding sequence ATGGATAATGAATCAAAGCAAGAAAAAAGTACAATTCAATTAGATGAAAATTTAATGAATAATGATTATTTTCAAAATGATTTAATAAAAAATAACTCAAAAATTGTGGATATTTCACAAAAAAATTATAATGATTATAGATTATCGTATGACTATTACGTTCATCTTCGGAATGTGGAACATAAATTGTTAATGTCAAGGACTTCAGTGTTTATATTTTTAAATAGTGCATTGTTAGGAATTAATTTTTCTTTAATGAGAGAGTTTACATTTTCATTAAAACAAATAATTATTATATTTGTATTTTCATTATTTGGACTAATTATATCTTATTTTTTTTTAAGAATTTTACAATCAGGATATTTTTGGACAACTTTTTGGGAAACAAAATTACAAAATATCGAAGAAAATATATATACTAAAGATAATGGAAACCAGAATATTTTTAGAAAACATCCTTCTTATGTTAAAGATAAATCAGAAGTGCCTGAAATGGAAAATATTGACATTGAATATATTTCAGGAAGAAAAACAATGATGCAATTGAGTTACTTTTTTATCATTATCTGGGGATTTTTACTCTTTTTGGCTATTCTGCTATTTTACTCCATATTTAATTATTCATCAATTAAGCTTATTCTATCAGTATTAAACAATACATACAATATATTTATTTAA
- the hypD gene encoding hydrogenase formation protein HypD, with protein MPGGTDILNALKKEMDKPYTFMHICGTHEAAIAHSGLRSILPDNLKIVMGPGCPVCITPQGEIDAAIDLAEKDCIIATYGDLMRVPGTKGALDSIGKDVRVVQGVHKAVEIAEKTDQEVVFISVGFETTAPTVAATILQEPPENFSILSCHRFVPPAMKYLLEQGEAKLDGFLLPGHVCVVAGYQEYEQFPVPQVVGGFEPEDILLGLLMLVKQVKEGRAEVENAYPRAVSREGNPKAMHMMYEVFEPCDVEWRGFPIIPNSGLRLKEKYAAYDAQKKFGIEIKHVEKHSSCICDKVLRGVADPTDCKLFGKVCTPRKPVGPCMVSHEGACKIWALYNQKKY; from the coding sequence ATGCCAGGTGGAACAGATATTCTCAACGCGCTCAAAAAAGAGATGGACAAACCATATACATTCATGCACATCTGCGGAACGCATGAGGCAGCAATTGCTCATTCAGGCCTGCGGAGTATTTTGCCGGACAATCTCAAAATTGTCATGGGACCTGGTTGTCCGGTGTGCATCACTCCCCAGGGAGAAATCGATGCTGCAATTGACCTCGCAGAAAAAGACTGCATCATCGCAACGTACGGGGATTTGATGCGGGTACCCGGTACAAAAGGTGCACTTGATTCAATTGGTAAGGACGTCAGAGTCGTACAGGGTGTGCACAAGGCAGTTGAAATAGCAGAGAAGACCGACCAGGAGGTCGTCTTCATCTCTGTCGGATTTGAGACAACAGCCCCCACCGTTGCTGCCACCATTCTGCAGGAGCCGCCGGAAAATTTCAGTATCCTCAGCTGTCACCGGTTTGTTCCGCCCGCGATGAAGTACCTCTTAGAACAGGGTGAAGCAAAACTGGACGGATTTCTTCTGCCCGGCCATGTCTGTGTGGTTGCCGGATACCAGGAATATGAACAGTTTCCGGTGCCCCAGGTTGTCGGCGGGTTTGAACCGGAAGATATCCTGCTCGGCCTCCTGATGCTGGTAAAACAGGTCAAAGAAGGCCGCGCAGAAGTTGAAAACGCATATCCACGTGCAGTCTCACGGGAAGGCAACCCAAAAGCAATGCATATGATGTATGAGGTCTTTGAGCCCTGCGATGTGGAATGGCGTGGATTTCCGATTATTCCAAATTCCGGTCTCAGGCTGAAGGAGAAGTACGCCGCATATGACGCGCAGAAAAAATTCGGCATCGAGATCAAACATGTTGAGAAGCATTCTTCCTGTATCTGCGACAAGGTGCTTCGCGGTGTGGCAGACCCCACCGACTGCAAACTCTTTGGAAAGGTCTGTACTCCAAGAAAACCCGTCGGGCCATGTATGGTCAGCCATGAAGGAGCCTGTAAAATCTGGGCGCTCTATAACCAGAAAAAATACTAA
- a CDS encoding inositol-3-phosphate synthase — translation MGKIKIAIVGIGNCASSLIQGIYYYRHVNERSGLIPGILHNEIGGYKISDIECVAAFDINRNKIGKDVSEAIFSCPNNAVKFADVPKMNVNVKKGPQFDGVGEELKRIIDIDYESNNVDIKDELVKSKADILINFLPTGSVKATEFYAKQALDANCCFINAIPVFIASNQEWSDKFKEKNLPLVGDDVKSQIGATILHRTIIEILVRRGVFINKSYQSNIGGNADFINLTETKRLKCKRISKIDAIESLVPYDSNVVFNDPEYSSELHDTKKCNIKIFGRNFGDLPIKINLDLEVQDSPNSAGIMVDVIRGVQLARDNNRSGSINEISSLFFKHPEIQIADFEAHDNFEKFINS, via the coding sequence ATGGGAAAGATTAAAATTGCAATTGTTGGTATAGGAAATTGTGCGTCCTCTTTAATTCAAGGTATATATTATTATAGGCACGTAAATGAACGCAGTGGTTTAATTCCAGGTATTCTTCATAACGAGATCGGTGGCTATAAGATATCAGATATTGAATGTGTGGCAGCTTTCGATATAAATAGAAATAAAATTGGAAAAGATGTTTCCGAAGCCATATTTTCATGTCCCAATAATGCAGTAAAATTTGCAGATGTCCCGAAAATGAATGTAAATGTTAAAAAAGGGCCACAATTTGATGGAGTTGGTGAAGAACTAAAAAGAATCATCGATATTGATTATGAATCAAACAATGTTGATATTAAAGATGAATTAGTTAAATCGAAAGCGGATATTTTAATTAATTTTTTACCAACAGGAAGTGTAAAAGCAACAGAATTTTATGCAAAACAAGCATTAGATGCAAATTGTTGTTTTATTAATGCAATACCAGTATTTATTGCATCAAATCAGGAATGGAGTGATAAGTTTAAGGAAAAAAATTTACCATTAGTTGGTGATGATGTTAAATCCCAGATTGGTGCTACAATTTTACATCGAACAATTATTGAAATTCTAGTAAGACGTGGAGTTTTTATAAATAAAAGTTACCAATCCAATATTGGAGGTAATGCTGATTTTATCAATCTGACAGAAACAAAAAGATTGAAATGCAAGAGAATTTCGAAAATTGATGCAATAGAGAGCCTTGTTCCGTATGACAGTAATGTTGTATTTAATGATCCAGAATATTCTTCTGAATTACATGACACTAAGAAGTGCAATATAAAAATATTTGGTCGCAATTTTGGAGATTTGCCAATAAAAATAAATTTAGATTTGGAAGTTCAGGACTCGCCAAATTCAGCAGGAATAATGGTTGATGTTATTAGAGGTGTACAATTGGCAAGAGATAATAATAGGTCGGGTTCTATAAATGAAATTTCATCATTATTTTTCAAACATCCAGAAATACAAATAGCTGATTTTGAAGCGCATGACAATTTTGAAAAATTTATAAATAGTTAA
- a CDS encoding mechanosensitive ion channel family protein — translation MSDIWIAAGIILIGIVAAYITAQVFKWLQQRADITESQFDDILVLSIGKPIIAGILVFSFFLALGYVPIPEEHAWIIEGKYLNSVYILLGAWVVSIFVENFIKLYGQWLSAKTESELDDKIIRILEIAARYIIWFIAVLIVLSYLEIDITPLIAAGGVFGLAVALAAQDLISNFFGGALIVVDKPFVIGDRVKIDGYLGDVESVGPRSTRIKTLDYQLLTIPNSKIANSVVTNYAMPDVKLKVKIPVSVAYGSDIHRVKEILLEISRDAAINTPYILTDPAPSVYFLEFGASSLDYMMVIWAKRFNMSWEIKDHINFEIERRFGEEGIEIPFPQMDVHMRE, via the coding sequence ATGTCTGATATCTGGATTGCAGCAGGGATTATCCTCATCGGGATTGTTGCAGCCTATATTACCGCACAGGTGTTTAAATGGTTGCAGCAGAGGGCTGATATTACCGAATCCCAATTTGATGATATTCTTGTGCTCTCGATTGGAAAACCCATTATTGCAGGAATATTGGTATTTTCTTTCTTCCTCGCGTTGGGGTATGTTCCGATCCCTGAGGAACATGCATGGATTATCGAGGGCAAATATCTGAATTCGGTGTACATTCTTCTGGGTGCATGGGTTGTCTCAATATTTGTTGAAAATTTCATTAAACTGTATGGACAGTGGCTCTCTGCCAAAACCGAGAGTGAACTTGATGACAAAATAATCCGAATTCTTGAGATTGCAGCGAGGTATATCATCTGGTTTATTGCGGTTCTCATTGTTCTGTCATACCTGGAAATTGATATTACCCCACTCATTGCCGCAGGAGGAGTTTTTGGGTTGGCGGTTGCCCTTGCAGCACAAGACCTGATCTCAAATTTCTTTGGCGGTGCCCTCATTGTGGTCGACAAACCTTTTGTCATCGGTGACCGTGTGAAAATAGATGGTTATCTCGGTGATGTGGAGAGTGTCGGGCCGCGAAGTACGAGGATAAAAACCCTTGACTATCAGCTCCTGACGATTCCGAATTCAAAGATTGCAAACAGTGTCGTCACCAATTATGCAATGCCGGATGTCAAACTGAAGGTGAAGATTCCTGTTTCTGTTGCGTATGGGAGCGATATTCACCGCGTAAAAGAAATTCTTCTGGAGATTTCCCGGGACGCAGCAATAAATACTCCCTATATTCTGACCGATCCTGCACCCAGCGTTTATTTCCTGGAATTCGGTGCATCAAGCCTTGATTATATGATGGTCATCTGGGCAAAACGGTTCAATATGTCGTGGGAGATAAAAGATCACATCAATTTTGAGATTGAGCGTCGGTTTGGTGAGGAAGGAATTGAGATCCCGTTCCCGCAGATGGATGTGCATATGCGGGAGTAA
- a CDS encoding DUF7504 family protein, translating to MITANQPSLILSKMYSRAGIDPKMVYFIDAITNYALGKDEEDSDNTLFISNPGDLTEIGISLTKALEKCENEDVCIVLDSISTLLIYVSSSKISKFLHYLTNKIRLSDIHGVLFAAKNGLDPGFMIQLTTFVDEIIEE from the coding sequence ATGATCACCGCTAACCAGCCCTCACTTATTCTCTCAAAGATGTATTCCCGTGCCGGCATAGACCCGAAAATGGTCTATTTTATCGATGCCATAACAAACTATGCACTGGGGAAAGATGAAGAAGACAGCGATAATACACTGTTTATCAGCAATCCGGGAGACCTGACTGAAATTGGAATTTCGCTCACAAAGGCCCTGGAAAAATGCGAAAATGAAGATGTGTGTATTGTGCTGGATTCAATCAGTACCTTGCTCATCTACGTATCTTCATCGAAAATTTCAAAATTTCTTCATTACCTCACGAATAAAATCCGTTTATCCGATATCCATGGTGTGCTCTTTGCAGCAAAAAACGGACTGGACCCCGGATTTATGATTCAGCTCACCACATTTGTGGATGAAATAATTGAAGAATAG